From Flavobacterium alkalisoli, the proteins below share one genomic window:
- a CDS encoding cytochrome-c peroxidase, translated as MSDYYNDDFRTVIITGVDDLNSQLNKLEQNALNYKKGNLTLKELKEQLTETRNSFKRSEYILEYYYPEHIKAYINGAPLDHPDPLPIDKNASGDYYNLNPEQYRNSMPIDNLEAGHYKGEVKIVAPVGLQVLDETLYTDDNPHREEVYKLAKEVRDSYQVLVTAFKSRAFFYDFEVMEACRLELVRITARGITGFDTPGSLNAMEEAASSLTGIEKALEPLLAKADANLNKSIKGLFKKSVSVLNKSRNFDAFDRLNFITEYINPLYKQLLDLQLSLHIKSSAEVHAATPSWNAYSTNMFSEDFLNPYYYSLLKEENDSDALRDLGRKLFYDTGLSKNGIMSCASCHKPELAFSDGYKKSFASIEGKSVLRNSPSLINSVYADRYFYDMRAYDLEEQAEHVVENHMEFNTSFEVLVQKLNSDKVYREQFNAVFKTNTLVTRYQFSSALSSYVLSLRSFSSPFDLYMQGKSKELPKDIKAGFNLFMGKAGCATCHYMPTFSGLVPPLYDENESEVLGVLKHPDTLMVDIDYGRIANGVIDEKHEIYRNSFKTVTVRNVKLTGPYFHNGAYETLEQVIDFYNEGGAAGKGLDYELPNQTLPPDKLGLSKKEIKELIAFLESLTDNPSSFKK; from the coding sequence GTGAGTGATTATTACAACGATGATTTTCGAACTGTAATAATTACAGGTGTTGATGATTTAAATTCACAATTAAACAAACTTGAGCAAAATGCCCTGAATTACAAGAAGGGGAATCTTACCCTTAAAGAATTAAAAGAGCAGCTTACAGAAACCCGAAACTCATTTAAGAGATCTGAATATATATTGGAGTATTACTATCCTGAACATATAAAGGCTTATATAAACGGGGCACCTTTAGATCATCCTGATCCGCTGCCGATAGATAAGAATGCTTCGGGAGACTATTATAATCTTAATCCGGAACAATATAGAAACAGTATGCCTATTGATAACCTGGAGGCGGGCCACTATAAAGGGGAGGTAAAGATAGTTGCGCCAGTAGGTTTACAGGTATTGGATGAAACACTTTATACGGATGATAATCCTCATAGGGAAGAAGTGTATAAGCTGGCTAAAGAGGTAAGAGACTCCTATCAGGTATTGGTTACTGCATTCAAATCAAGGGCATTTTTTTATGATTTTGAAGTTATGGAGGCCTGCAGGCTTGAACTGGTAAGAATAACAGCAAGAGGAATCACTGGATTTGATACTCCGGGTTCGCTTAATGCTATGGAAGAGGCAGCTTCATCGTTGACAGGTATAGAAAAAGCACTTGAACCTTTATTAGCAAAAGCAGACGCCAATCTTAATAAAAGTATTAAAGGGCTATTTAAGAAGTCTGTTTCTGTTTTAAATAAAAGCAGAAACTTTGATGCTTTTGACAGACTGAATTTTATTACAGAATACATCAATCCTTTATATAAGCAGCTTTTGGATTTGCAATTATCCCTGCATATAAAAAGCAGCGCCGAAGTGCATGCAGCTACCCCTTCATGGAATGCATATAGTACAAACATGTTTTCGGAAGACTTCCTGAATCCATATTATTATAGTCTGCTGAAAGAAGAGAACGACAGTGATGCTTTAAGAGATTTGGGCAGGAAACTTTTTTATGATACGGGATTAAGCAAAAACGGTATAATGAGCTGTGCAAGCTGCCATAAGCCGGAGCTTGCTTTTTCTGACGGGTATAAAAAATCGTTTGCCAGTATAGAAGGTAAAAGTGTATTGCGTAATTCACCTTCCCTTATTAATTCGGTTTATGCTGACAGGTATTTTTATGATATGAGGGCCTATGATCTGGAAGAACAGGCAGAACATGTGGTAGAAAATCATATGGAGTTTAATACAAGTTTTGAGGTTTTGGTACAAAAACTGAATTCTGATAAAGTTTACAGGGAACAGTTTAATGCTGTATTCAAAACGAATACTCTGGTAACACGCTACCAGTTTTCGTCGGCCTTATCATCTTATGTGTTGTCATTACGATCGTTTAGCAGTCCGTTTGATTTATATATGCAGGGGAAAAGCAAAGAGTTACCTAAAGATATAAAAGCAGGTTTTAACCTTTTTATGGGTAAGGCGGGTTGCGCTACCTGTCATTATATGCCAACCTTTAGCGGGCTGGTGCCGCCATTGTATGATGAAAATGAGAGTGAGGTATTGGGGGTGTTAAAACATCCTGATACTTTGATGGTAGATATCGATTATGGCCGTATAGCAAACGGTGTTATTGATGAAAAGCATGAAATCTACAGGAATTCATTTAAAACAGTTACCGTAAGGAATGTGAAGCTAACAGGTCCTTATTTTCATAATGGAGCTTATGAAACGCTTGAACAGGTTATAGACTTTTATAATGAAGGTGGTGCAGCTGGTAAAGGACTGGACTATGAATTGCCTAACCAAACTTTACCGCCTGATAAATTAGGGCTGAGTAAAAAAGAAATAAAAGAACTTATTGCCTTCCTGGAATCCTTAACAGACAATCCTTCGTCATTTAAAAAGTAA
- a CDS encoding LamG-like jellyroll fold domain-containing protein has product MKKSLLFLSLMVSLLMSFGLRAQTIPGDSIVYGPMMSPVYNNSVRVWVLTKNNTGSGNALSIALTQNGTENAPLTGTVYNSDDRLGYSLRSFEYTGLAEGQSYTAKVLINGIPSSRQSTITNGQNTLSDFEFLSGGCGRIYDLSRCIDQPEAEFHFNGTPTMFNVMAEEQSDLMVWLGDAVYLLGLQHAMGQCPDGVDDWANKDMAFDRYRFFRNFHDSLTVAMPQLAITDNHDLGPNEFNKTLPTIGEMREIFMDWWPNPEYNSTPEGQGLYSSYVYKDVEYFLLDNRSYRDGISQHLGPDQLQWLKDGLLNSTATFKVLINGTPSFERNCGGRNFCNTAQSQELINYIKANNINGVLSLSADIHEQKFIIRDGDVNYPLYDVLSGNINSDVGNGNYNINYNSNYILTGVKQTYLRINVYGDADDRRMKVEYVGATGQPYFETIIHEDMLTSQNADALKLEMGIENAVADASGYNHIITAENHTFAADRDGVTNGALQFSAATNVTIPYATAFDMHDRPYSLTFWLKLEQFTATGSTIYSNGAEGAGVSFGISPNGKLTYTNHATGTTLSTEYSLLVNNWSYIVWKYDNVKRKLSVYYNGFLIQEWSNILTPVASDADITIGNNFQDKKYIGLLDKLNLYGRIISDDAIMEEADFESTRGDVLKMAGAQQMLIPSEVVNDALSDDFTIEFWGKLTADPGGNFKIIASNGRVNNLTTGISFEFPDNNQLNVVVGTNGSGWNTISNQGAIWNIGEWNHVALSVTKNGTMTYYVNGQQIGSAPFGEYIPNEFGLGLGYSPYYGSAVQAELDEFRIWERALTADEINEQMHYHLTGDEEDLAVYFDFSAADEDADSFVSLGSMEQEIFLNGGVFATATSPVSVLGDDYKDVVTGKWSRNNDVNNSGLTFPNNITAYNSNVVVGKHNVETTAAVPGEDDMTYLQGGWRIDPLNTPFATVKINLEESLPDYETISQTAGQYYLLKSVEGSEETEEFENVAEGSFDGQNVTFYNANLTEGTYYVAWSTAEFVPGRGGALSLAGGHDVTIPYADMNPIMANAFTLEFWLNVTQDPGNNDKVLSSHGKINGNSTGFSLEMPDNNTISAVFGTNTSAWNSTNSGTPLTIGEWNHIAVTAAPGGMVKLYVNGELKGENAFADFVPNQNWDFAFGKSINYGGQTYSMMDEFRIWNHVKTQEEIVEQMHVILEEGQDGLLYNFTFDQEDNGVLENLGGTQTTVVDYTNATIINATSPVSEINVDFPDQVTGNWSITNETLNGLYVSGGISNFTENLIVSRNQDNDIAQLGEDEDNKYLVGGWHLNALNMEVADLEVDLATVIEDFAAVNAIVAEYSLIKGDPNSTYQTVATATEENGVVLFEDVDLAIGNYYLAFEIDPTAAIIAQGGVLSLGNGHDVQIPKEGVNAALSGDFTIELWARLREPSGANKKLVGFTSFGGGNYGWEMEFLGNQTLQTITGQGAGGGWNSLNSDHVWGVNEWNHVAVTFVPNGEFKFYINGELVDSMPVGTFQPNANNLAFGRNLSNDAPTSSDIDEFRIWTKAKTIEEIREDMYLSIPEATDNLAYNYTFNQDNSGFLVNSGSEVVEVPYTNASIIAATDPVRDMEAPYRNEVRGSWSVMNDSGNGMYLADEVTSVNNNVVFGKEEGNEVLHALNDEENDTLYISGRWMPDTRFIETAALKVDVSKVFDNPNDVNTLATTYFLLTGNPATEITVAATGTKVGSIVTFTEIPLDGTPLYLAWLESSTEYPVGTFPIASQSLWKYNDNGVDLGTEWTAVDYDDTAWMFGNGILGYGDGVEATTLSYGEDANNKYPTYYFRHTFNVEDASQIGSLLFHTLKDDGVIVYVNGVEAFRSNMPEGAVTYNTYASSTIGGSDETTYELVETANLLENGTNVIAVELHQASANSSDLGFDMEVNFNLPPLEAASYPLHKGETWAYLDNGSDLGATDWTESTYNNNAWERGEAPLGYGDPAKTVISYGPDASNKYITYYFTRDLELSLADVAENVEFGLRRDDGAVVYVNGVEVFRDNMPEGAIDYLTHSATTIDGADEKRYFSYIVPKTVFQEGVNRISVELHNRDGQSSDISFDMYIKDAPQDIEVCDEEHIACFTSINPTGQTPNLIISQEHRFQLLFKQGDAYMDGSGNVPGNHDFSAYVGTDGDSELGHLSVNHENTPGGVSMLDIHLDTENQLWVIDDSQPVDFYNNDLVTTTRNCSGGITPWGTVITAEENTASGDANGDGYQDEGWLVEIDPVTAQVMEYGNGKQEKLWAMGRMNHENVVIKADGSAAYYGEDGGTHCVYKYVPDVPGNLYSGTVYVLHLDLEMSNDEPSSAKARWIQVPNTTQQDRNNLNTVAASLGGTNFNGVEDCDISPLDGKIYFTAKGRNRIYRFTDPVSVNDTITDFETFAGGMSYPIATAGGTVTEQWGDGNDNLVFDDKGNLWVCQDGGLNYIWVIRPDHTQNNPNIELFASMPAGSEPTGLTFTPDYKYGFFSVQHPNGGNAPQQDATFGNVTFNASATVVFSLNQYLGTQAPEVDFVADQVEVEEGETVTFNDLSTNNPTEWLWTFEGGDPATSTEQNPTVTYAEAGTYDVTLIATNVAGNQSLTKEEYIIVEEGLGIDNPNPLRDKVSLYPNPTSGKVTVEINDEGGKDVVVDVYDLVGRKITTQNVQTTGGTQTISLDLTSLQGEQVFIINVTVGDKTGTYKMLKVNR; this is encoded by the coding sequence ATGAAAAAAAGTTTACTTTTTTTGAGTTTAATGGTGTCTTTATTGATGAGTTTTGGCCTTCGGGCACAAACCATTCCTGGAGATTCCATAGTGTACGGGCCTATGATGAGTCCAGTATACAATAACTCAGTAAGAGTTTGGGTGTTAACCAAAAACAATACCGGTTCGGGTAATGCGCTTTCTATAGCGTTAACTCAAAACGGTACTGAGAACGCCCCTCTTACAGGTACGGTTTACAATTCAGATGACAGGCTTGGTTACAGCCTTAGGTCTTTTGAGTACACCGGACTAGCAGAAGGGCAGTCGTACACGGCAAAAGTACTTATTAACGGTATACCTTCAAGCCGTCAGTCGACAATTACAAACGGACAAAACACGTTAAGTGATTTTGAATTCCTTTCGGGAGGATGTGGCCGTATATATGACCTTAGCCGTTGTATAGACCAGCCGGAAGCTGAGTTCCATTTTAACGGAACTCCAACAATGTTTAACGTAATGGCTGAAGAGCAGAGTGACCTGATGGTATGGTTAGGTGACGCTGTTTATCTATTAGGTTTACAACATGCAATGGGACAATGTCCTGATGGTGTTGATGACTGGGCAAATAAAGATATGGCTTTTGACCGTTACAGATTCTTTAGGAATTTTCACGACAGTCTAACGGTTGCAATGCCTCAGCTTGCAATTACAGACAACCACGATCTTGGTCCAAATGAATTTAATAAAACGCTGCCTACCATTGGCGAGATGCGTGAGATATTCATGGACTGGTGGCCAAACCCGGAATACAACAGTACACCGGAAGGACAGGGACTTTACTCATCTTATGTATATAAAGATGTAGAATACTTTTTATTAGATAACCGTAGCTACCGCGATGGTATATCGCAGCATTTAGGTCCGGATCAGCTTCAGTGGCTTAAAGACGGACTATTAAATTCTACTGCTACATTTAAAGTTTTAATTAACGGTACGCCTTCGTTTGAGCGAAACTGTGGCGGAAGAAACTTTTGTAATACAGCACAGTCTCAGGAGTTAATCAACTACATTAAGGCTAACAACATTAATGGTGTATTATCGTTAAGTGCTGATATACATGAGCAGAAATTCATAATAAGGGATGGTGATGTTAACTATCCGCTTTATGATGTGTTATCGGGTAACATCAATTCAGATGTGGGTAACGGTAACTACAACATTAACTATAACAGCAATTATATCCTTACAGGTGTTAAACAAACGTATTTAAGGATTAATGTTTATGGTGATGCAGATGACAGAAGGATGAAAGTGGAATATGTGGGTGCAACAGGTCAGCCATATTTTGAGACAATCATTCACGAAGACATGCTAACCAGTCAGAATGCAGATGCTCTTAAGCTGGAAATGGGTATAGAAAATGCTGTTGCAGATGCTTCAGGCTATAACCATATCATAACTGCAGAGAACCACACTTTTGCAGCAGACAGAGATGGCGTTACTAACGGTGCATTACAATTTAGTGCTGCTACTAATGTAACCATTCCTTATGCTACTGCATTTGATATGCACGACCGTCCGTACAGTTTAACGTTTTGGTTAAAACTGGAACAGTTTACTGCAACAGGATCAACAATTTATTCAAACGGAGCAGAGGGTGCGGGTGTATCATTTGGTATTAGCCCTAACGGTAAGCTTACTTACACAAACCACGCAACAGGCACAACACTTTCTACAGAGTACAGCCTGCTTGTAAATAACTGGTCTTACATTGTTTGGAAATACGACAACGTAAAAAGAAAACTATCAGTATACTATAACGGATTCCTTATCCAGGAGTGGAGTAATATCCTTACTCCGGTAGCTTCTGATGCTGATATTACAATCGGTAACAACTTCCAGGATAAAAAATATATAGGATTATTAGATAAGCTTAACCTTTACGGTAGAATCATATCTGATGACGCTATTATGGAAGAGGCCGATTTTGAGTCTACACGTGGTGATGTACTTAAAATGGCTGGTGCTCAGCAAATGCTTATCCCTTCTGAAGTAGTAAACGACGCTTTAAGTGATGATTTTACTATTGAGTTTTGGGGTAAACTTACTGCAGACCCGGGAGGAAACTTTAAAATTATTGCAAGTAACGGTAGGGTAAACAACCTTACAACAGGTATATCTTTTGAGTTCCCGGATAACAATCAGTTAAATGTTGTTGTTGGTACAAACGGTTCAGGCTGGAATACAATTTCTAACCAGGGAGCTATTTGGAACATAGGTGAGTGGAACCACGTAGCCCTTTCGGTTACTAAAAATGGTACCATGACATACTATGTAAACGGACAGCAAATAGGTTCTGCGCCGTTTGGAGAATATATCCCTAACGAGTTTGGTTTAGGTCTTGGTTACAGCCCTTACTACGGTAGTGCTGTGCAGGCAGAACTTGATGAATTCCGTATTTGGGAAAGAGCACTTACTGCAGATGAGATAAACGAGCAGATGCACTATCACTTAACAGGTGATGAGGAAGACCTTGCTGTTTACTTTGACTTTAGTGCTGCTGATGAAGATGCAGACAGCTTTGTAAGCTTAGGCTCTATGGAGCAGGAAATCTTCCTTAATGGAGGTGTATTTGCTACGGCAACTTCTCCGGTATCAGTACTAGGTGATGATTATAAAGATGTGGTTACAGGTAAATGGAGCCGCAACAACGATGTAAATAACTCAGGACTTACATTCCCTAACAATATTACTGCTTACAACAGCAATGTTGTGGTAGGTAAACATAATGTGGAAACTACAGCAGCCGTACCGGGTGAGGACGATATGACTTACCTTCAGGGCGGATGGAGAATAGATCCTCTAAACACTCCTTTTGCTACAGTAAAAATCAATCTTGAAGAAAGCTTACCGGATTATGAAACCATAAGCCAGACTGCAGGGCAGTATTATCTGCTTAAGTCGGTTGAGGGATCTGAGGAGACAGAAGAATTTGAAAATGTTGCAGAAGGAAGCTTTGACGGACAAAATGTAACATTCTACAATGCTAACCTTACTGAAGGTACTTATTATGTAGCATGGTCTACAGCAGAGTTTGTACCGGGTAGAGGTGGAGCTTTATCGCTTGCGGGTGGACATGATGTTACTATTCCGTATGCAGATATGAACCCTATTATGGCTAATGCCTTTACCCTTGAGTTTTGGTTAAACGTAACTCAGGATCCGGGTAATAACGACAAGGTACTTTCAAGCCACGGTAAAATAAACGGTAACTCAACAGGTTTCTCTCTTGAGATGCCGGATAACAATACTATTTCTGCTGTATTTGGTACTAACACCAGTGCATGGAACAGTACTAACTCAGGTACTCCTTTAACAATAGGTGAGTGGAACCACATTGCGGTTACTGCTGCTCCCGGTGGTATGGTTAAGCTTTACGTTAATGGTGAGCTAAAAGGTGAAAATGCTTTTGCAGATTTCGTTCCTAACCAAAACTGGGACTTTGCTTTTGGTAAAAGTATAAACTACGGAGGACAAACTTATTCTATGATGGATGAGTTCCGTATCTGGAATCACGTAAAAACTCAGGAAGAGATTGTTGAGCAGATGCACGTAATTCTTGAAGAAGGTCAGGATGGTTTATTATACAACTTCACTTTCGATCAGGAAGATAACGGTGTGCTTGAAAATCTAGGAGGTACTCAAACAACAGTTGTAGATTATACAAATGCAACTATAATTAATGCTACCAGCCCGGTTAGTGAAATAAATGTAGATTTCCCGGATCAGGTTACAGGTAACTGGAGTATTACTAACGAAACTCTTAATGGTTTATATGTAAGCGGTGGTATTTCTAACTTTACAGAAAACCTAATCGTTTCACGTAACCAAGACAATGACATTGCTCAGCTTGGTGAAGATGAGGATAACAAATACCTTGTAGGCGGATGGCATTTAAATGCCCTTAACATGGAGGTTGCCGATCTTGAGGTTGACCTTGCAACTGTTATAGAAGATTTTGCAGCTGTTAATGCAATAGTGGCAGAATATTCACTTATAAAAGGAGATCCTAACAGTACTTACCAAACAGTAGCAACAGCTACTGAAGAAAATGGTGTGGTACTGTTTGAAGATGTTGATTTAGCTATAGGTAACTATTACCTTGCTTTTGAAATAGACCCAACAGCTGCTATTATAGCACAGGGTGGTGTACTTAGCCTAGGTAACGGTCACGATGTACAGATACCTAAAGAAGGTGTAAACGCTGCACTTTCGGGAGACTTTACTATCGAGCTTTGGGCTCGTTTAAGGGAGCCTTCGGGAGCTAACAAGAAACTTGTAGGCTTTACCAGCTTTGGTGGTGGTAACTACGGTTGGGAAATGGAGTTCTTAGGTAACCAGACACTACAGACAATTACTGGTCAAGGAGCCGGAGGAGGATGGAATTCACTAAACTCAGACCATGTTTGGGGAGTAAACGAATGGAACCACGTTGCGGTAACATTTGTACCTAACGGTGAATTTAAGTTCTATATAAACGGTGAACTTGTAGACAGCATGCCGGTAGGAACATTCCAGCCAAATGCTAACAACCTTGCCTTTGGTAGAAACCTTTCGAATGATGCGCCAACAAGTAGTGATATAGATGAGTTCCGTATATGGACTAAGGCTAAGACAATTGAAGAGATACGTGAAGATATGTACCTTTCAATTCCTGAAGCTACAGATAATCTTGCTTACAACTATACATTTAATCAGGATAACAGCGGTTTCTTAGTAAACAGTGGTTCTGAAGTAGTTGAAGTTCCTTATACAAATGCTTCAATCATAGCTGCTACAGATCCTGTAAGGGATATGGAAGCTCCTTACCGTAATGAGGTTAGGGGTAGCTGGAGTGTTATGAATGATAGCGGTAACGGTATGTACCTTGCTGATGAAGTTACCAGCGTTAACAACAACGTAGTATTTGGTAAAGAAGAAGGTAATGAAGTACTTCATGCACTAAACGATGAAGAAAACGATACGCTTTATATCAGCGGAAGATGGATGCCTGATACACGCTTTATTGAAACAGCAGCCCTTAAGGTTGACGTTTCTAAAGTGTTTGACAACCCTAACGATGTAAATACACTTGCAACAACTTACTTCCTGTTAACAGGTAACCCTGCTACAGAAATTACAGTTGCAGCAACAGGTACTAAAGTAGGAAGCATTGTAACCTTTACAGAGATTCCTCTTGATGGTACCCCGCTTTACCTTGCATGGTTAGAGAGTTCTACAGAATATCCTGTGGGTACTTTCCCTATCGCTTCTCAAAGCTTATGGAAATACAACGATAACGGAGTTGACCTTGGTACTGAATGGACAGCTGTAGATTATGATGATACAGCATGGATGTTTGGTAATGGTATATTAGGTTACGGAGACGGTGTTGAGGCAACTACACTAAGTTATGGTGAGGATGCTAATAACAAATACCCAACTTACTATTTCAGACATACGTTTAACGTGGAAGACGCTTCTCAAATAGGTTCGTTACTTTTCCATACATTAAAAGATGACGGTGTAATAGTATATGTAAACGGCGTTGAGGCTTTCAGATCAAACATGCCTGAAGGTGCTGTTACTTACAACACTTATGCTTCTTCAACAATAGGTGGTTCAGATGAAACTACTTATGAACTTGTTGAAACAGCTAACCTGCTTGAAAACGGTACGAACGTAATTGCTGTAGAGCTTCACCAGGCTTCTGCAAACAGTTCAGACCTTGGCTTTGATATGGAGGTTAACTTTAACCTTCCTCCGCTTGAAGCAGCATCTTACCCGCTTCATAAAGGAGAGACATGGGCTTATCTTGACAACGGTTCTGATTTAGGTGCTACAGACTGGACAGAATCTACATACAACAACAATGCATGGGAAAGAGGAGAGGCTCCTCTTGGTTACGGAGATCCTGCTAAAACAGTAATCTCTTACGGTCCTGATGCTTCAAACAAATACATTACTTACTACTTTACAAGAGATCTCGAACTTTCTCTTGCTGATGTAGCTGAAAATGTTGAGTTTGGTTTAAGAAGAGACGACGGTGCCGTAGTTTATGTAAACGGTGTGGAAGTATTTAGAGACAATATGCCTGAAGGTGCTATTGATTATCTTACACATTCTGCTACTACCATAGACGGTGCAGACGAGAAGAGATACTTCTCTTACATAGTACCAAAAACGGTATTCCAGGAAGGTGTAAACAGAATTTCTGTTGAGCTTCACAACCGTGACGGTCAGAGTTCAGATATCAGTTTTGATATGTATATTAAAGATGCTCCTCAGGATATTGAGGTTTGTGACGAAGAGCATATTGCTTGTTTCACTTCAATTAACCCTACAGGACAAACTCCTAACCTTATAATTTCTCAGGAGCACAGATTCCAGTTATTATTCAAACAGGGAGATGCTTATATGGACGGTTCGGGTAACGTGCCGGGTAACCATGACTTCTCTGCCTATGTAGGTACGGACGGAGACAGCGAACTTGGTCATTTATCAGTTAACCACGAAAATACTCCGGGTGGTGTGTCTATGCTTGATATTCACCTAGATACAGAAAACCAACTTTGGGTTATTGACGATTCTCAACCGGTAGACTTCTATAACAACGACCTTGTAACAACTACAAGAAACTGTTCAGGAGGTATTACTCCTTGGGGTACCGTAATTACTGCTGAAGAGAATACAGCTTCAGGAGACGCTAACGGCGACGGATACCAGGATGAAGGCTGGTTAGTGGAAATTGATCCTGTTACTGCTCAGGTAATGGAGTACGGTAACGGTAAGCAGGAAAAACTTTGGGCTATGGGTAGAATGAATCACGAAAACGTGGTTATTAAAGCCGATGGTTCTGCAGCTTACTATGGTGAAGACGGTGGTACACACTGTGTTTACAAATATGTACCGGATGTACCGGGTAACCTTTACTCAGGTACTGTATATGTACTTCACTTAGATCTTGAAATGTCTAACGACGAGCCAAGTTCTGCAAAAGCAAGATGGATTCAGGTTCCTAATACAACACAACAGGACAGAAACAACCTTAATACAGTTGCTGCTTCTTTAGGAGGTACAAACTTTAATGGTGTTGAAGATTGTGATATCAGCCCTCTTGACGGTAAAATTTACTTTACTGCTAAAGGTAGAAACCGTATCTACAGATTTACAGATCCTGTAAGTGTGAACGATACAATTACTGACTTTGAAACTTTTGCAGGAGGTATGTCTTATCCTATTGCAACAGCAGGAGGTACAGTTACAGAACAATGGGGAGATGGTAACGATAACCTTGTGTTTGACGACAAAGGTAACCTTTGGGTATGCCAGGATGGTGGATTAAACTACATTTGGGTAATCCGTCCGGATCATACACAAAACAATCCTAATATTGAGTTATTTGCGTCTATGCCTGCAGGTTCTGAGCCAACAGGTCTAACATTTACGCCAGACTATAAATACGGATTCTTCTCTGTACAGCACCCTAACGGTGGTAATGCTCCTCAACAGGATGCTACATTTGGTAATGTAACATTTAATGCTTCGGCTACTGTAGTGTTCTCACTTAACCAATATTTAGGGACTCAGGCTCCTGAAGTTGATTTCGTTGCAGATCAGGTAGAGGTGGAAGAAGGTGAAACAGTAACATTTAACGACTTAAGTACTAATAACCCAACTGAGTGGTTATGGACATTTGAAGGTGGTGACCCTGCTACTTCTACAGAGCAAAACCCAACGGTTACTTATGCAGAAGCAGGCACTTATGATGTTACTCTTATTGCTACAAACGTGGCAGGTAACCAATCGCTTACTAAAGAAGAGTACATAATTGTTGAAGAAGGCCTTGGTATCGATAATCCTAATCCTCTTAGAGATAAAGTAAGCCTTTATCCTAACCCTACAAGCGGTAAGGTAACGGTTGAAATTAACGACGAAGGCGGTAAGGATGTAGTGGTTGATGTATATGACTTAGTAGGTAGAAAAATAACTACACAAAATGTACAAACCACAGGAGGTACACAAACAATAAGCCTTGACTTAACATCACTTCAGGGTGAGCAGGTATTTATCATCAATGTAACAGTAGGTGATAAAACAGGAACTTATAAAATGCTTAAAGTTAACAGGTAG
- a CDS encoding Crp/Fnr family transcriptional regulator, whose amino-acid sequence MEREALISFIKQTIPISQKEATTISATFEPITYSKGDYLLHQNEISDTYLYLEKGLMRTFLFDTDGNEITTDFHKENNVVFEVTSFFNRVASQTNIQAVTNCSGYRLSYSELNTLFHNKPEFRDFGRAILVKEFIKSKERNYGMINKTAEERYKALITNDNKILQYAPLKHIASYLGITDSTLSRLRGKM is encoded by the coding sequence ATGGAACGGGAAGCATTAATAAGTTTTATAAAACAAACCATCCCTATATCTCAAAAAGAAGCAACTACTATTTCAGCGACATTTGAACCCATTACCTACAGCAAAGGAGATTACCTCCTTCATCAAAATGAGATAAGCGATACTTACCTATATCTTGAAAAAGGACTTATGAGAACTTTTTTATTTGATACCGATGGTAACGAAATAACTACCGATTTCCATAAAGAAAATAATGTGGTTTTTGAGGTTACTTCTTTTTTTAACAGAGTGGCTTCTCAGACTAATATTCAGGCTGTAACTAACTGCAGTGGGTACAGGTTATCGTACAGTGAACTCAATACTCTTTTTCATAACAAGCCCGAATTTCGTGACTTTGGAAGAGCTATATTAGTAAAAGAATTTATAAAGTCTAAAGAACGTAACTATGGTATGATAAATAAAACTGCCGAAGAACGCTACAAGGCACTTATAACAAATGATAATAAAATATTACAATATGCCCCATTAAAACATATTGCATCTTATTTAGGTATTACCGATAGTACCCTTAGTAGACTAAGAGGTAAAATGTAA